The following is a genomic window from Thalassophryne amazonica chromosome 14, fThaAma1.1, whole genome shotgun sequence.
GGTTACAGTGAACTTCATATAAATCTGATGTCTCTACTTATTTTCCCCTTTGAAGTGTTACCTACAAAACTTAAACTCGGCTCCTATTACTATACATTAAACCACACAAAAAGAGAAAGTTACACTGCACAGCTTGGACTGACCACAACTTCATAATATCACCAACCAGAGCATTTTCTTTCTAGACTCAGCTGTTGCAGAGGTACATTGAAGCTCCAAGTTTGCTGCTCCATTTCTCAAACAGAGCTGCAGAAGTCTATGAACTTCACACACAGATGACATCAAAGGCAAATATGAATGGAATGAGACTATAAGGTCACCACTTTGCCTACCAGTCCAGCATCATgtatttggacatgtgcaaaatatgcaaatgtataaacacacaagaagaagaagcagctatTCTGACAAACAATCAAGCAAACACACAAATTAGGAAAAACTTGTACTCATAATTTCACCATCTTCCCATTCTGCTTCTCATTATACCTGCATTATGCGGTTCTTAAGCATTTCTTTGAATTTATTTAAAGAGATGCACATTTTCAGGTTCTTCTCACAGTTATTCCATAAACCAATGCCTTCAACTGGAATACTGTGATATTTTGTGTTAATtattagttatatatatatatatatatatatatatatatatatatacacacacacacacacacacacacacacacacacacacacacacacacacacacacacacacacacacacacacgcgacaTCAAGTCATGCTCGTTTTCTCTCATTTGGAACGTCTGATTATTTGCTTTGTGCATAATTTGAGTAATTTAAAGAGGGTTTGTTGTTTCTCTATAATTagttttatttataattttatgGCTTTTTTGAAGGATGTAGGTAggatttatgtttgtttttgtatgcATTTCCTCACACTTCCCCACAGTAGGTTAGATATGGTTGTTAAGAATAAGCAGTACAGAGTGTATAGCATGATGATTCTTGATTTAAAAACTCTTAGTTTGTGTAGAATTGTGACTGactttattttagtttatatgtggtttccagcacaATTTATTAATTATAAAGAAATTTTACTTCACTCAGTTTCCACATTGTTGATCTTGGGTGTCCTGTTGGTGTTTTATGAATGATTTCCAAATGTCATTCATTTAGTTTTACTTAAAGTTGAATTCAGTGTTAATTTATCTTAGACAAACCACCTCTTCAAGGTTTTccgtttagggttagggtttatcCAAGTGCTGTACAAAGTTATGATCACAACAGAGTAggtttgtatcatcagcaaatattaTATATTGCAAGCCTTGCTTATACTGCTGCTGTACGAATAACATTGGTCCCAAAACtgagccctggggaaccccacaaGTTACAGTCTTTATCTTAGATTTGTAATCATTGATCTGGACACACTGATACTTGTTCTCCATGTAACTGCTACTCCTCTGATTCCGTATTAATGCATCTTCTTCAGTACAAAGTTGTGACTGAGTGTCAAATGCTTTTTTGAGATCTAAAAATATTCCTATCGTTCTACTGGTTTGGAATTCACATTGCTGTTCACACAGTACATTATATTTAGTCATAAACATCACATAATACAATGTGTAAAGGAATTTCCAGTATTTTTGAGAATTGTGGCAGAAGGGAGACAGATCTGTAATGTGAGTTCATATGTCCTCCTAATTCCACTTTTAGGTATTGAATAActtttgccattttcattttCTTCAGAACCATAAGAGTTTTTAGGGATGGATTACAAATATGTGTTGAAGGTTTCGCCACATACTCTATATTTTTAACCAGACATCTATGTAAACTGTTTGAATCATTTTCAACATCACAATTAGGATTCCCtgtaatcaattttttttatacatttcatATCCTTCAATCTCCAACATTGCAGCAATTAAATTTCAAGTTGCTTAAATATTTGGTTGGATCCACAGGTTGCTGTAAACTGTGGGAAATGAGCTGAACTCATTGTGGGTCACAATATGGGAGCACTTAGAGAAGCTACTCTGCCTATGATGGGTaaaaacctggaagaaaataaaccTTTTAAAGCTTTTAGCtgtgtaaaattaaaagcctTGTGCTTTTTGTGGTGAAAAGCATTAATACAGTACCATTTGGCATTACCTTTGTACTTTTCTTCAGAAAAAGTCAAGCACAGTAGGTTTCTTTTgtactaaatttttttttttttttttttttaaatggttgcATGATTGTTCAACTGCCACTCGTATGAGGACAGAACCTGGCATAAGACCagcactactttttttttttttttaatttaagcaaATTAAATCAGAGACTGAACTGATTTCATAATTGCTCATGGATATCCTGTAGATCGATGGCAAGTACCAAACTCTCACAACCATATAAGTGACCCAAGATGACAAATGATTGTCCTCAGTATGAAATCTCTTCAGAGAACCAGAATAGCAACAAAATGACATTATTGAAGGAGACTCAAAGAATCTCACTGCCATTACCAGGAAACCTCAACAGTGATACTTTGGTCAAGTGATGTATTTTTCTACGCATGTTCCAGTACATAGGTCAGTACTGAAGACTCCAGTAACTGGAAAAGCCCAAAGTGATGCCCCCACTTGACTTGGCTGCAGCAAGTAGTTTGTCATTCTTCAAACAGTGGACAGGTTGTCTCTCTGGGTGGTTACCACCCATGACCCATAGTACGGACGTagcagggtgattcttagactacaggcacttatgtcctttgatcatattgtatgaaaaacagaaaaaaaaggggaaatttcacttttatagttatctttacaatgaaagtgtgttaagaaatttgttctagtagtctatgatgactttttcaccttttttcagcatcattatatgcaaatattaccgttttgtgcttgtcccacacccagacttttgatcttcaatgataaaaatgaatggtaaagaaatgtttttttctaatgttttaaaatatctctgaataaaatatcagtaaaataatcaaaacataattggggtattcaatgtcatacaactgttgtgatttttttttaaacaaaatgtagttgtcccacactattgccgtaatttccaccacaacactgtaatgtccctttaaacagtttgtatgaaagattgtttgggtagtttctatggagataaacagtgacatcagagcacatgtatatagctccaaatcacaacaaacagctgccccaaggcgctttatattgtaaggcaatggtgtggtggaaattacatttagaaggccaatagtgcccgtagttaaagaatcacccagcaaTGCTTGGCctcaacacatgctcccagactttagAGCCCCACTTTGAGGTTTATGGACCAAAAGTCAAGGTGAAAATTGATTTTTGCCCAATACAGATAGCAGAACATTTTTCGAAGGCTTTTGACTCCTGAAGCTGAGGTGTCATAGCGGTAGCTTCTATTCAGCATGACAGGAAGATATGCAGGATTCCAAAATATACCATCAGATTTGCCCTTGACCAATCATCTACCTGGATGGTTTCCATCTAAGACCAAGGGCAGCTCTGTGATGGGGTGGGTGCTGGGATGTGAGGCACGAGCTCTGAACTCAGAGACCTGACCTTTAAGGTTGATGTACCAATATCTATCTTCTTTAGACAAAAATCTTGTCTGTAACTTAGATTTATCAGACAAATTACCCCCATTAATTATGATACTGTATTCCAACACAACAGGCTTTGCACTCCCTAGAGAGGCCTGTCTGGTGACTTTGTGGCcccagaatgtaaaaaaaaaaaaaaattttttttgcaaaatagCATTTAAATATCCACCCAGTACCTTAAAGATTAAGAAGACTTGAAATTGTCACCAATTTCATGACCGAATTAAAATACTGCTGTAGGTTGAGCTCAGACCATTGTATGTGTGAATGGGCAAGCTAGAGTTTGATATATACATGTGTTACCTGTGAGCTTATTTTTACTGTACCAGAATATTAGCACATTTCAAGAAATCATTCATTCAAATAATGAGCTGTTAATCTCAACAGTCATTACCGCAACATGACGAGCTACCCAAGAAAAACTTTAACAGCGAAACACATTTGTACTTTTGTTTAATTAAAGACATGGACAAGTTATTGGAGTGATAAGTTTACAGTTATCTGAATAAAGAGGAACACTTCTAGAAGGAAAAACGATCAACAGTAACATTGTGGTCGCCACCAGTTGTAGTCCAAACGGTAACATTTCTAAGCATTTGCTACCACCTAATGGTTATTATGACAAACTGCAAGAGTGTGGGTGGGAGAGGTGACAGCAAATTATCTGTGATGCACTtccctctcaaaaaaaaaaaaagaaaaaaaaagaaaaaagaaaagcagaaattCTGCAAGTGCTAGAGTTGAGCAAAATCAGAACACCCTCACCATCTGCACTAGAAAACCActgaacaactttttttttttaaccaaatttaCCCAAATTTTTCCTTAGAAAGGCAGAAATTTTGAAAAAATGCTGTCTTGTCACACTTCAAAAGCAACATTTATCACATGTGTAACActtgatgtttgtctttaaaCAGTTATCACCAGTTCCTTTGGGGCATTACAAGTTACTTCCTCGGCTGCTGGATGACGAAGGTTCGAGGTGAGTGAGGCTTCACCACGGTGGGGCACACCCTGCTGTGCCTCACGCTCACTGGGGTCTCTGGGAAATTGTGGCTGAGCTGTGAAGATGTGTCACACATGTCaagcataaacaatgtcaaaaatCAGATTTTAATGACAGATTGTTAACAGTGTTGCTTTACCTTGTCAAGAGTTCCTGCCAGAAGGATGACTTGTTGCATCCTGTTGGAGGCGCCGAGAGACCTGCTGCAAAACGACATGTTTCATATAAAAGGACTGAAGCGTGACCTTAACATAATCTATGTCAGGGATGCACGACCATGAAGCTACAGACCAACAATCTGCAGGTTTAAGCTTGTGATTTCACACATTGTACTTCAGGCAGCattactcaattaaaatgagctgATGAAGCATAAAACTTGATGCGCCTCCATCCCTGACAAACAGTCAAATTACTGCTCAGTATTTTCACATCTTAATACAGGTCTTCACGGTGCAGACTGGATTCCTACCTCACTTTATCACACCTCCTTCTGTCCTTCTCTGGACTCCCATGGGTGGTGTTGTCCTCCGGGCTTTTTTTGACCACCCGTTTACCGCCAGCTTTCACTAATGAACCCAAGAGTAAACAATTTATATCACTTGTTAAAAGAAGAAAATGAAACTACAGCAGAGTTCAAAAGCATTTGTTACTGAAGACCTGAGATGACCTGAACCAGGCCAGACAAGACAATGTAAATAATCTAaaataatctatattataatagccaagtggccagtGTGTGcgagtgtatggctttgatcaagcAGAAACCAGGAAAagctaacatttgccatttggtctacttatgtattttgggtcaacgaCGAATGGTACAAAAACGGCCAGTTGATAAgataaatattttttgagaaatcagcaattttagctaacctgtaaacaatggacactgtgctacaacgcaccatgggagtttggataTTTGAGGTTTTaagtgttattgtggttcatgttagtttaatagtgttaatgttattgatttattgtgttttgtagttcaattggtttagtcaggttaattaagtgttatgttgtcattaccatgagtgaaaagagtattgcttttgataTCTTTTGCCACAGTCTCTGTTTAtacatg
Proteins encoded in this region:
- the dap1b gene encoding death associated protein 1b isoform X1 — its product is MSQKSGPVLKAGHAPAVKAGGKRVVKKSPEDNTTHGSPEKDRRRCDKVSRSLGASNRMQQVILLAGTLDKLSHNFPETPVSVRHSRVCPTVVKPHSPRTFVIQQPRK
- the dap1b gene encoding death associated protein 1b isoform X2, whose amino-acid sequence is MSQKSGPVLKAGHAPAVKAGGKRVVKKSPEDNTTHGSPEKDRRRCDKVRSLGASNRMQQVILLAGTLDKLSHNFPETPVSVRHSRVCPTVVKPHSPRTFVIQQPRK